In Sphingobium sp. B2D3C, a genomic segment contains:
- the ligA gene encoding NAD-dependent DNA ligase LigA yields MTDPHTLTEAEAANRLMRLAKEIAKHNALYHANDAPEISDAAFDALVRENNALEAAFPHLVRADSPNRQVGASVATSALAKVRHEKRMMSLDNAFADEDVAEFVARVRRYLALGEDEPVLMTAEDKIDGLSLSIRYEDRKLVRAATRGDGEVGEDVTPNVAHIADIPQTLPAEAPAILEVRGEVYMEKSAFTALNARLMDEARATAEARGEAFDPEGVRQFANPRNAAAGSLRQKDASVTASRPLRFLAHGWGVVSEDGLPADTQYGVMKALEGWGIPVSRHLVLCDGSAAMLAHYRAIQQQRADLNYDIDGVVYKVDRLDWQARLGFVAKAPRWAIAHKFPAEQAETTLEAIDIQVGRTGKLTPVGRLKPVTVGGVVVQNVTLHNRAEIARLGVRPGDRILVQRAGDVIPQVVDNLTRDAERAPYIFPDHCPECGSEAVAEEGEVDVRCTAGLICPAQRIERLNHFVSRGAMDIDGLGDKTIREFFALGWLEHGPADIFRLRQHRADLLGREGWKEKSVDNLLKAIEDRRAPDAARLLFGLGIRHVGAVTARDLMKAFATLPALQAWSMLANADRLPFASSEVEMLMRERVSTSLDPNADAVQQAKTTLTAIEGIGGAVVEALGDFFHEEHNVAAWDDLLAQVSPPPYVVDVKASAVSGKTIVFTGKLETMSRDEAKAQAEALGARSAGSVSASTDLVVAGPGAGSKLKKAADLGIEVIDEAAWAEIVRSAG; encoded by the coding sequence ATGACCGACCCCCACACACTCACCGAAGCTGAGGCCGCGAACCGCCTCATGCGGCTCGCGAAGGAGATCGCGAAGCACAACGCGCTCTATCACGCGAACGATGCCCCCGAGATCAGCGATGCCGCCTTCGATGCGCTGGTGCGCGAAAATAATGCGCTGGAGGCTGCCTTCCCGCATTTGGTCCGGGCGGACAGCCCCAATCGGCAGGTGGGCGCTTCGGTGGCGACGTCTGCGCTCGCCAAGGTGCGCCACGAGAAGCGCATGATGAGCCTCGACAACGCCTTTGCGGACGAGGATGTGGCGGAATTCGTTGCGCGCGTGCGGCGGTATCTGGCGCTCGGTGAGGACGAGCCGGTCTTGATGACGGCGGAGGACAAGATCGACGGCCTGTCGCTCTCCATCCGCTATGAGGACCGCAAGCTCGTCCGTGCGGCGACGCGCGGCGATGGCGAGGTGGGGGAGGACGTGACGCCGAATGTTGCGCACATCGCCGATATTCCCCAGACGCTGCCCGCCGAGGCACCGGCCATCCTGGAGGTGCGCGGCGAGGTCTATATGGAAAAGTCCGCCTTCACCGCGCTCAATGCGCGGCTGATGGACGAGGCGCGCGCGACGGCCGAGGCGCGCGGTGAGGCATTCGACCCCGAGGGCGTGCGCCAATTTGCCAATCCGCGCAATGCCGCTGCCGGATCGCTGCGCCAGAAGGATGCCAGCGTCACCGCCAGCCGCCCGCTGCGGTTTCTCGCGCATGGCTGGGGCGTGGTCAGCGAGGACGGCCTGCCGGCGGATACGCAATATGGCGTGATGAAGGCGCTGGAAGGTTGGGGCATTCCGGTGTCGCGGCATCTGGTGCTGTGCGATGGCAGCGCAGCGATGCTGGCGCATTATCGCGCCATCCAGCAGCAGCGCGCGGACCTGAATTACGATATTGACGGCGTGGTCTACAAGGTGGACCGGCTGGACTGGCAGGCGCGGCTCGGCTTCGTTGCCAAGGCGCCGCGCTGGGCGATTGCGCATAAATTCCCCGCCGAACAGGCCGAGACGACGCTGGAAGCCATCGACATTCAGGTCGGCCGCACCGGTAAGCTGACGCCGGTGGGGCGGCTCAAGCCGGTGACGGTCGGCGGGGTGGTGGTCCAGAACGTCACGTTGCACAATCGCGCCGAGATCGCGCGGCTGGGCGTGCGGCCCGGCGACCGGATTCTCGTCCAGCGCGCTGGCGATGTGATCCCGCAGGTCGTCGACAATCTGACCCGTGACGCGGAGCGGGCGCCGTACATCTTCCCCGATCATTGCCCGGAATGCGGCAGCGAGGCGGTGGCGGAGGAAGGCGAGGTCGATGTGCGCTGCACGGCGGGCCTCATCTGCCCGGCCCAGCGTATCGAGCGGCTCAACCATTTCGTCAGTCGCGGCGCGATGGATATCGATGGCTTGGGCGACAAGACCATTCGCGAGTTCTTCGCGCTCGGCTGGCTGGAGCATGGCCCGGCGGACATCTTCCGGCTCAGGCAGCATCGCGCCGATCTGCTGGGCCGCGAGGGCTGGAAGGAGAAGTCGGTCGACAATCTCCTCAAGGCCATCGAGGACCGGCGCGCGCCCGATGCCGCGCGGCTTCTGTTCGGCCTCGGCATTCGCCATGTCGGCGCGGTAACAGCGCGCGATCTGATGAAGGCATTCGCGACCTTGCCGGCACTGCAAGCGTGGTCGATGCTTGCCAATGCCGACCGGCTTCCGTTCGCATCGAGCGAAGTCGAGATGCTCATGCGCGAACGGGTCTCGACGTCGCTCGACCCGAACGCGGACGCTGTCCAACAGGCGAAGACTACGCTCACCGCGATCGAAGGCATCGGCGGTGCCGTGGTCGAGGCGCTGGGCGACTTCTTCCATGAGGAACATAATGTCGCGGCGTGGGACGACCTGCTCGCGCAGGTTTCGCCGCCTCCTTATGTGGTGGATGTGAAGGCCAGCGCCGTCTCGGGCAAGACCATCGTCTTCACCGGCAAGCTGGAGACGATGAGCCGCGATGAAGCCAAGGCGCAGGCCGAGGCGCTGGGCGCCCGATCGGCCGGATCGGTCAGCGCGTCGACCGATCTGGTGGTGGCCGGGCCGGGCGCCGGCTCCAAGCTCAAGAAAGCCGCCGACCTCGGGATCGAGGTGATCGACGAGGCGGCTTGGGCTGAGATCGTGCGGAGCGCCGGCTAG
- a CDS encoding helix-turn-helix domain-containing protein, producing the protein MTEPDRSGQVRRHRAARLIQEAADRIEAARHLLEMEQEVAEGAGASPFADGALPVGLLSHANEPIAVAHLNAALALRGHICARLLLRLIAEPDRLIPLDELALLLDRGAMSRAAIKVHISTLRAALSEKGLAGSAIETGRRSYAFRAAMLPALSNILEACRFGADSGRNESKRDR; encoded by the coding sequence GTGACGGAGCCAGATCGATCCGGCCAGGTGCGCCGTCATCGTGCGGCCCGGCTGATTCAGGAAGCTGCAGATCGCATCGAGGCCGCGCGCCATCTGCTTGAGATGGAGCAGGAGGTTGCGGAAGGGGCCGGTGCGAGCCCCTTTGCCGACGGTGCGTTGCCGGTTGGGCTGCTTAGTCACGCGAACGAGCCGATTGCAGTTGCCCATCTGAATGCGGCCCTGGCACTGCGGGGCCATATCTGTGCGCGCCTGCTCCTGCGCCTGATTGCCGAGCCTGACCGGCTGATCCCGCTCGATGAACTTGCGTTGCTCCTGGACCGCGGCGCGATGTCGCGTGCGGCGATCAAGGTTCACATCTCCACGCTGCGGGCTGCGCTCAGCGAAAAAGGCCTCGCCGGATCGGCGATCGAGACAGGCCGCCGCAGCTATGCCTTTCGCGCGGCAATGCTGCCGGCGCTGTCCAACATCCTCGAAGCGTGCCGTTTTGGTGCTGATTCCGGCAGGAACGAATCAAAACGGGACAGATGA
- a CDS encoding MFS transporter yields the protein MKADLFSWYRGADRKTRRVFWTCSAGWAMDSADGLVYQYLIPLLIVGLGISLTEAGTIASANYFAAAIGGWIGGWLCDRYGRARILQLTILWFSFFSFASGFAQNFEQLLVLRVLQGIGFGAEWAVGAVLLGEIVSPKHRGKALGTLHSGAAVGSGLAALIAGPFASAFDPEIGWRLAFFVGIIPAALIFFIRRGSDDSDLFKQAQKRAHETGQRTSLTSIFRPKVVRITVLASLLAVGAQGAGYAVSSYLTVFLANERGIGIAMAGLCVMFNSVGGFFGFLFNAAISDFVGRRNAFRLFGLGFVISAAIYLFGPWGGNVWFLVPFGIVYGFFQFGIYASFGPYFTELFPTELRGTGQAFAYNFGRAASALFIMTVPLVAAIIPLGAAMAIVGMGGILCALIATLMLPETAGRALQSLDDFGRDEAPQPIEAKATAP from the coding sequence ATGAAAGCCGACCTCTTCTCCTGGTATCGCGGCGCGGACCGCAAAACCCGCCGCGTGTTCTGGACGTGCAGCGCCGGCTGGGCGATGGATAGCGCGGATGGGCTGGTCTATCAGTATCTCATCCCGCTGCTCATCGTCGGCCTCGGCATCTCGCTGACCGAGGCCGGGACCATCGCCAGCGCCAATTATTTCGCGGCGGCGATCGGCGGCTGGATCGGCGGCTGGTTGTGCGACCGCTATGGCCGCGCCCGCATCCTGCAGCTCACTATCCTGTGGTTCTCCTTCTTCTCCTTCGCCTCCGGCTTTGCGCAGAATTTCGAGCAACTGCTCGTGCTGCGCGTGTTGCAGGGCATCGGCTTCGGCGCGGAATGGGCGGTGGGCGCGGTGCTGCTCGGCGAAATCGTCTCGCCCAAGCATCGCGGCAAGGCGCTGGGCACACTGCACAGCGGCGCGGCAGTCGGCTCCGGTCTCGCAGCCTTGATCGCCGGACCTTTCGCCTCCGCCTTCGATCCCGAGATCGGCTGGCGCCTCGCCTTCTTCGTCGGCATCATTCCCGCCGCGCTCATCTTCTTCATCCGGCGCGGGTCCGACGATTCCGACCTGTTCAAACAGGCCCAGAAACGCGCGCACGAAACCGGGCAGCGCACCAGCCTCACCAGCATCTTCCGGCCCAAGGTCGTCCGCATCACCGTTCTGGCGTCGCTGCTGGCCGTCGGCGCGCAGGGCGCAGGCTATGCCGTGAGCAGCTATCTGACGGTGTTCCTCGCTAATGAGCGCGGCATCGGTATCGCGATGGCCGGGCTGTGTGTGATGTTCAACAGCGTCGGCGGCTTCTTCGGCTTTCTGTTCAACGCCGCGATCAGCGATTTTGTCGGGCGCCGCAATGCCTTCCGGCTGTTCGGCCTCGGCTTCGTGATCTCCGCCGCCATCTATCTGTTTGGGCCATGGGGCGGGAATGTCTGGTTCCTCGTGCCGTTCGGCATCGTCTACGGCTTCTTCCAGTTCGGCATATATGCAAGCTTCGGCCCCTATTTCACCGAATTGTTCCCGACCGAGCTGCGCGGCACCGGGCAGGCCTTTGCCTATAATTTCGGCCGGGCAGCGAGCGCTCTGTTCATCATGACCGTACCCTTGGTGGCCGCCATCATCCCGCTGGGCGCGGCGATGGCCATCGTCGGCATGGGGGGCATCCTGTGCGCCCTCATCGCAACGCTGATGCTGCCCGAGACCGCCGGCCGCGCGTTGCAGTCACTGGATGACTTCGGTCGGGACGAAGCCCCCCAACCCATTGAGGCAAAGGCAACCGCTCCATGA
- a CDS encoding outer membrane protein assembly factor BamD, whose protein sequence is MTVTPLRRGRLIAASLISLALLAGCARSSNRVDTRYVARDVSTLYLAGQQRLDNGRFAEAAVLFDEVERQHPYSPWARRAQLMSSFSYYAARNYRQSIQSAQRFLSIHPGNRDAAYAYYLIALCYYEQISDVTRDQKLTLQARDALNELVRRYPDSRYASDARLKLDLVNDHLAGKEMEVGRFYQRRREWIAAAMRFRQVVDNYQQTSHTAEALHRLVESYLALGMPEEAKRAAAVLQTNYPDSDWYQRSYRLMTQHAPSA, encoded by the coding sequence ATGACCGTTACACCGCTGCGTCGTGGCCGGCTGATTGCCGCCAGCCTGATCTCACTCGCCTTGCTGGCCGGCTGCGCGCGCAGTTCGAACCGCGTTGATACGCGCTATGTCGCGCGCGACGTCAGCACGCTGTATCTGGCGGGCCAGCAGCGGCTCGACAATGGTCGCTTTGCCGAGGCTGCCGTGCTGTTCGATGAGGTTGAGCGCCAGCATCCTTATTCGCCTTGGGCCCGCCGCGCGCAGCTGATGAGCTCGTTCAGCTATTATGCCGCGCGCAATTATCGCCAGTCGATCCAGTCGGCCCAGCGCTTCCTTTCGATCCATCCGGGCAACCGCGACGCGGCCTATGCCTATTATCTGATCGCCTTATGCTATTATGAGCAGATTAGCGATGTGACGCGCGACCAGAAGCTGACGCTTCAGGCCCGCGATGCGCTGAACGAGCTGGTCCGCCGCTACCCCGATTCGCGCTACGCGTCGGACGCCCGGCTCAAGCTCGATCTGGTGAACGACCATCTCGCCGGCAAGGAAATGGAAGTCGGCCGCTTCTACCAGCGCCGCCGCGAGTGGATCGCCGCCGCGATGCGCTTCCGGCAGGTCGTCGACAATTACCAGCAAACCAGCCACACGGCAGAGGCGCTGCACCGTCTGGTCGAGAGCTATCTGGCGCTCGGCATGCCGGAAGAAGCCAAGCGGGCCGCTGCCGTGCTGCAGACCAACTATCCCGATTCGGACTGGTATCAGCGCTCCTACCGCCTGATGACGCAGCACGCTCCGAGCGCCTGA
- the recN gene encoding DNA repair protein RecN, translating to MLTGLSIRNIVLIEALDLVFERGLTVLTGETGAGKSILLDALGLALGMRADSGLVRAGADQASVTATFDPPAPGSALAILLAESDVAQEPGEPLLIRRTLKADGGSRAFINDQPCSAALLRDVGGYLVEIHGQHDERGLINPRGHMDLLDAFGGLDAAAVRTAHGVWQAAQARLTEARETLESAARERDYLAHAVAELTAFAPEPGEEETLATERADMQKGARLTEDMAALDDLLGGSDGALAKLRQAARRLDRIGEEHELLAQALAAFDRAVIEASEAEEHLARAGEALSVDPARLDAIETRLFDLRALARKHQVAADDLADLAARMTDQLARIDAGEAGLADLERDVAAARQAYEAAAQALSDGRREAAARLDAAVAGELAPLKLDAARFRTDVEPLPEGQWRASGKDRVEFMISTNPGAPFAPLTKIASGGELSRFILSLKVALAAQGSAGTMIFDEIDRGVGGAVAGAIGERLARLSGGGQVIVVTHSPQVAARGAAHLLIAKSSQGTITRTGVHPLDDAERREEIARMLSGAEITNEARAQAERLLEGV from the coding sequence ATGCTGACCGGCCTCTCGATCCGTAACATCGTGCTCATCGAGGCGCTCGATCTCGTGTTCGAGCGGGGGCTGACTGTGCTCACCGGCGAAACCGGCGCAGGCAAGTCCATCCTGCTGGATGCGCTGGGCTTGGCGCTGGGGATGCGGGCCGATAGCGGCCTCGTACGCGCCGGTGCCGATCAGGCCAGCGTGACCGCGACATTCGATCCGCCGGCGCCCGGTTCGGCCCTGGCCATCCTGCTGGCCGAAAGCGACGTCGCGCAGGAGCCGGGCGAGCCGTTGCTGATCCGCCGCACGCTCAAGGCCGATGGCGGGAGCCGCGCCTTCATCAACGATCAGCCTTGCTCGGCGGCGCTGCTGCGCGATGTCGGCGGCTATCTTGTCGAGATTCACGGCCAGCATGACGAGCGCGGCCTCATCAACCCGCGCGGGCATATGGACCTGCTCGATGCCTTCGGCGGACTGGATGCCGCGGCGGTGCGCACGGCGCACGGCGTCTGGCAGGCTGCGCAGGCGCGGCTCACCGAGGCCCGCGAGACGCTAGAGAGCGCTGCCCGTGAACGCGATTATCTCGCCCATGCTGTGGCGGAGCTGACGGCCTTCGCGCCCGAACCGGGCGAAGAGGAGACGCTCGCCACCGAACGCGCCGACATGCAGAAGGGCGCGCGCCTCACCGAGGACATGGCCGCGCTCGACGATTTGCTCGGCGGATCGGACGGCGCCCTGGCCAAGCTGCGGCAGGCAGCGCGGCGGCTGGACCGGATCGGCGAGGAGCATGAGTTGCTGGCGCAGGCGCTGGCGGCCTTTGATCGCGCCGTGATCGAGGCCAGTGAAGCCGAGGAGCATCTCGCGCGGGCCGGCGAGGCGCTGTCCGTCGATCCCGCACGGCTGGACGCGATTGAGACCCGCCTGTTCGATCTGCGGGCCTTGGCGCGCAAGCATCAGGTCGCGGCCGACGATCTGGCCGATCTTGCGGCGCGGATGACCGATCAGCTCGCGCGGATCGATGCGGGCGAGGCGGGGCTGGCCGATCTTGAACGGGATGTCGCGGCCGCGCGGCAGGCATATGAAGCCGCGGCGCAGGCGCTCAGTGACGGCCGCCGGGAGGCCGCCGCCCGGCTGGACGCGGCGGTGGCCGGCGAACTGGCCCCGCTCAAGCTGGATGCCGCGCGCTTCCGCACCGATGTCGAGCCGCTGCCGGAAGGGCAGTGGCGCGCGTCCGGCAAGGATCGGGTCGAGTTCATGATTTCCACCAACCCCGGCGCGCCCTTCGCGCCGCTGACCAAGATCGCCTCGGGCGGCGAATTGTCGCGCTTCATCCTGTCCCTCAAGGTCGCGCTCGCCGCACAGGGCAGCGCGGGCACGATGATCTTCGACGAGATCGACCGGGGCGTCGGCGGGGCCGTGGCCGGCGCGATTGGTGAGCGGCTGGCACGGCTCTCCGGCGGCGGGCAGGTGATCGTCGTCACTCACTCCCCGCAGGTGGCCGCACGCGGCGCAGCGCATCTGCTCATCGCCAAATCCTCGCAGGGCACCATCACGCGCACCGGCGTCCATCCGCTCGACGATGCCGAACGCCGCGAGGAAATCGCCCGCATGCTCTCCGGCGCCGAGATCACCAACGAAGCCCGCGCGCAGGCCGAGCGGCTGCTGGAGGGGGTGTGA
- a CDS encoding helix-turn-helix domain-containing protein has product MESYSTEAFPISTRAAAWTKLYSQQLNRVNFTPADRHEFAARLSLSHFGPIQLASIAANRSHIERTRNHIRPGAPRLYSFLMQARGNSVLDHCGHQAQLDQGDFVLCDSAAPHSFTLGDNSMIIMLRVDAGLIKKHLPTPERFCGLKLDHEVGLTAVMSAMLENLNTQVQSGFHSDHDGRFARHVLEMLSTAYAMGFDEQPEGSAVMLGRQSEVIRYIEDNLRDPELTPARVAEGLRISPRYLRTLFASRGEKASSYIVRRRLEECGKQLRNPAWAGHTLTEIAFAWGFNSAAHFTRTFHEHFGMAPRDYRRAGSN; this is encoded by the coding sequence ATGGAATCCTACAGCACTGAAGCCTTCCCCATATCGACGCGCGCGGCGGCATGGACAAAGCTCTATTCGCAGCAGCTCAATCGCGTAAACTTCACGCCCGCGGATCGGCACGAGTTTGCCGCGCGCCTCAGCCTCAGCCATTTCGGGCCGATCCAACTCGCCAGCATCGCGGCCAACCGCAGCCATATCGAGCGGACGCGCAACCACATCCGCCCCGGCGCGCCGCGTCTCTATTCTTTCCTCATGCAGGCGCGCGGCAACAGCGTGCTCGACCATTGCGGGCATCAGGCCCAGCTCGATCAGGGTGATTTCGTGCTGTGCGACAGCGCGGCACCGCATAGCTTCACGCTCGGCGACAATTCGATGATTATCATGCTGCGCGTGGACGCGGGGCTGATCAAAAAGCACCTGCCCACGCCTGAGCGCTTCTGCGGCCTCAAGCTCGATCATGAGGTGGGGCTGACCGCGGTCATGTCCGCCATGCTCGAAAATCTGAACACGCAGGTGCAGAGCGGCTTCCATTCCGATCATGATGGCCGCTTTGCTCGCCACGTGCTGGAAATGCTCTCCACGGCCTATGCGATGGGCTTTGACGAGCAGCCGGAAGGCTCGGCGGTGATGCTCGGCCGACAGAGCGAAGTCATTCGCTACATCGAGGACAATCTGCGCGACCCGGAACTGACGCCCGCGCGCGTCGCCGAAGGGCTGCGCATCTCGCCGCGCTACCTGCGCACGCTCTTCGCCTCGCGCGGGGAGAAGGCGTCGAGCTACATCGTGCGGCGGCGGCTGGAGGAGTGCGGCAAGCAGCTGCGCAATCCGGCCTGGGCCGGCCATACGCTGACCGAGATCGCCTTCGCTTGGGGCTTCAACAGCGCGGCGCATTTCACCCGCACCTTCCACGAGCATTTCGGCATGGCGCCGCGCGATTACCGGCGCGCCGGCTCGAACTGA
- a CDS encoding nuclear transport factor 2 family protein codes for MVAREVLDLNQILSLQLTEYWHEIDTNKGRKASDYYTEDAVFHGQFASYNGRAKIQQFYDWRAERGERLAVHAFTNFRAWFTGPDSAEATNYLFLYAADGVRPLPTHPPVTISLATDRYVRGAGGRWLCTYRRFEHLFESDTPITNPNLDDQEAK; via the coding sequence ATGGTTGCCAGGGAAGTGCTTGATCTGAACCAGATATTGTCGCTGCAGCTGACCGAATATTGGCACGAGATCGATACCAACAAGGGGCGCAAGGCCTCGGATTATTATACCGAGGATGCCGTCTTCCACGGCCAGTTCGCCTCCTATAACGGCCGCGCGAAAATCCAGCAATTCTACGACTGGCGCGCCGAGCGCGGCGAGCGGCTCGCGGTCCATGCTTTCACCAACTTCCGGGCGTGGTTCACTGGGCCGGACAGCGCGGAAGCGACCAATTACCTGTTCCTCTATGCCGCCGATGGCGTGCGTCCCCTCCCCACCCATCCGCCGGTGACGATCTCGCTGGCGACCGACCGCTATGTTCGCGGCGCCGGCGGGCGCTGGCTGTGCACCTATCGCCGGTTCGAGCATTTGTTCGAGAGTGATACTCCGATCACCAATCCGAACCTGGACGATCAAGAAGCAAAGTGA
- a CDS encoding iron-containing alcohol dehydrogenase yields the protein MQSEQLLGLRNVRTVRIGAGLLPACAADVVASGAESALIVSGSPLRALSEALASELAKAGCAATIFDAIAGEPTFADFEAAMATARESQAGFIIGLGGGSAMDVAKLVAALMDGAQGIDDVIGTGLLQGRAIPLACIPTTAGTGSEVTPIAILEDVAAELKKGVVSDHLVPDFAYLDAELTVSMPRAVTAATGLDALTHCIEAYANRFAHPVVDAWALEGIRLIAGHLERACTDGTDLEARDAMLRAAHLGGMCLGPVNTAAVHALAYPLGGEFHIPHGVANSLLLPHVLRFTLPAAPARYAEVAAALGVARTGDDEADALAGIAQIERLSAAIGIERHLSAFGIGANAVPKMAAAAMTVQRLLIRNPREVTESDARAIYEAAL from the coding sequence TTGCAATCTGAACAGCTTTTGGGCCTGCGCAATGTCCGCACGGTGCGCATCGGTGCCGGTCTTCTGCCGGCCTGTGCCGCCGATGTCGTCGCGTCCGGCGCCGAAAGCGCGCTGATCGTCTCCGGCAGCCCCCTGCGTGCGCTCAGCGAAGCACTCGCCTCCGAACTGGCCAAAGCCGGCTGCGCCGCCACGATTTTCGACGCCATTGCCGGTGAGCCGACCTTCGCCGATTTTGAGGCCGCCATGGCGACGGCGCGCGAGAGCCAAGCCGGCTTCATCATCGGACTGGGCGGCGGCAGTGCGATGGATGTCGCCAAGCTGGTCGCCGCGCTGATGGATGGCGCGCAGGGCATCGATGACGTCATCGGCACAGGCCTCCTCCAAGGCCGCGCCATTCCGCTCGCCTGCATCCCGACCACCGCCGGCACAGGCAGCGAAGTCACTCCCATCGCCATTCTGGAAGACGTGGCGGCGGAACTGAAGAAGGGCGTGGTCAGCGATCATCTCGTGCCGGATTTCGCTTATCTGGATGCTGAACTCACCGTCTCAATGCCCCGCGCCGTCACCGCCGCGACCGGGCTGGATGCGCTGACGCATTGCATCGAGGCCTATGCCAACCGCTTTGCCCATCCCGTCGTCGATGCCTGGGCGCTCGAAGGCATCCGCCTGATCGCCGGCCATCTCGAACGCGCCTGCACGGACGGCACAGACCTGGAGGCGCGCGATGCCATGCTTCGCGCGGCGCATCTTGGCGGCATGTGCCTCGGCCCGGTCAACACCGCGGCGGTCCACGCTTTGGCCTATCCGCTCGGCGGCGAATTCCACATTCCCCACGGCGTCGCCAACTCGCTGCTGCTGCCGCATGTACTGCGCTTCACCCTGCCCGCCGCCCCCGCTCGCTATGCTGAGGTCGCTGCCGCCCTAGGCGTGGCGCGGACCGGCGATGACGAGGCGGATGCGCTGGCCGGCATCGCGCAGATCGAGCGCCTTTCCGCTGCCATCGGCATCGAGCGGCACTTGTCCGCCTTCGGCATCGGCGCCAACGCGGTGCCCAAGATGGCCGCCGCCGCCATGACCGTGCAACGGCTGCTCATCAGAAATCCGCGCGAGGTCACCGAATCCGATGCGCGCGCCATCTACGAAGCTGCGCTATAG
- a CDS encoding SDR family NAD(P)-dependent oxidoreductase has translation MSQQPIAIVIGGSRGIGAAIVQLLAASGYHVVFSYARDAAAAQAVAASVASAGGQAHAVQADSAREADLIALFDEAQALGPIGALVYSAGITGQASPLAEVSAETLERVTAVNLTGAMLAAREAVRRMALSRGGAGGGIVFISSRATAYGSAGEYVWYAASKGGLDSLMTGLAREVGGDGIRVNCVSPGPVATDMLSAERLAAGAARVPMQRAAQAEEIAQAVRYLLSPDASFVNGANLAVSGGV, from the coding sequence ATGAGCCAGCAGCCCATCGCGATCGTCATCGGCGGCAGCCGCGGCATCGGCGCCGCCATCGTCCAGCTGCTCGCGGCGTCCGGCTACCATGTCGTGTTCAGCTATGCGCGTGACGCAGCGGCGGCGCAGGCCGTCGCAGCGAGCGTCGCCAGTGCCGGCGGTCAGGCCCACGCGGTGCAGGCGGACAGCGCGCGGGAGGCCGATCTGATTGCCCTGTTCGACGAAGCGCAGGCGCTGGGGCCGATCGGCGCGCTCGTCTATTCCGCCGGGATCACCGGCCAGGCCTCTCCCCTGGCGGAGGTCTCGGCGGAAACCCTCGAGCGCGTAACGGCGGTCAATCTCACCGGCGCGATGTTGGCCGCGCGTGAAGCCGTGCGGCGCATGGCCCTCTCGCGCGGCGGCGCGGGCGGCGGCATCGTCTTCATTTCGTCGCGGGCGACCGCTTATGGCTCGGCCGGGGAATATGTCTGGTATGCCGCATCCAAAGGCGGCCTCGATAGCCTGATGACCGGACTGGCGCGGGAAGTCGGCGGCGATGGGATTCGCGTCAACTGCGTCTCCCCCGGCCCGGTCGCCACGGACATGCTGAGCGCCGAGCGGCTGGCCGCCGGCGCCGCGCGCGTGCCGATGCAGCGCGCAGCACAGGCGGAGGAGATCGCGCAGGCGGTCCGTTACCTGCTCTCGCCCGACGCCTCTTTTGTGAATGGCGCGAACCTCGCCGTTTCCGGCGGCGTGTGA